The Haemophilus parainfluenzae genome window below encodes:
- the udp gene encoding uridine phosphorylase, with amino-acid sequence MSDVFHLNLTKAQLKGATLAIVPGDPARSERIAKKLDNPEFLASTREYTSWLGYLNGQPVVVCSTGIGGPSTSICVEELAQLGVRTFLRIGTTGAIQPHINVGDVLVTTGAVRLDGASRHFAPIEYPAVANFECTTALFNAAKEKGIEPFVGITASSDTFYPGQERYDTYSGKVYRDYQGLLKQWQDLNVMNYEMESATLFTMCNALGLRAGMVAGVIVNRTQQEIPNEATMKDTEDKAVSVVVEAARKLLS; translated from the coding sequence ATGTCTGATGTATTTCACTTAAACCTGACTAAAGCACAACTAAAAGGTGCCACATTAGCTATCGTGCCGGGCGATCCTGCGCGTAGTGAACGTATTGCTAAAAAACTTGATAATCCTGAGTTTCTTGCAAGTACACGTGAATACACTTCTTGGTTGGGCTATTTAAATGGTCAACCGGTAGTTGTATGTTCAACTGGTATTGGCGGGCCTTCTACGTCTATCTGTGTGGAAGAGCTGGCTCAGCTTGGCGTGCGTACATTCTTACGTATTGGTACAACAGGCGCGATTCAACCACATATTAATGTGGGGGATGTACTTGTTACAACAGGTGCGGTTCGTCTTGATGGTGCAAGCCGTCATTTTGCACCAATTGAATATCCAGCAGTGGCAAATTTTGAATGTACCACCGCGCTTTTCAATGCGGCGAAAGAAAAAGGTATTGAGCCATTTGTAGGAATTACCGCGTCGTCTGATACCTTCTATCCAGGTCAAGAACGTTATGACACTTACAGCGGTAAAGTGTATCGCGATTACCAAGGTTTGTTAAAACAATGGCAAGATCTCAATGTGATGAACTACGAGATGGAGTCAGCGACATTATTCACCATGTGTAACGCCCTTGGCTTACGAGCTGGTATGGTAGCAGGTGTGATTGTGAACCGTACACAACAAGAAATTCCAAATGAAGCCACCATGAAAGATACGGAGGACAAAGCAGTATCAGTCGTAGTCGAAGCAGCAAGAAAATTGTTATCGTAA
- a CDS encoding MOSC domain-containing protein translates to MSNAKILIIKTGLIETLTFPDGSSYESAIRKKPVSMVKVHTLGAEGNDVGLKAHHGGVDKALFFMSDVSFPALNELLGEKFDFHGSAIYGENFVVSGLHEDNVCIGDRYKIGSTLLEVSQPRKPCERLSHNTKNENTREVIRQSGWTGWYVRVIEEGEIHQGDELILQHRPYPEWTIRRLNTLLSTPSSVAELEEALAIEELAPAFKRSIHSQLHNLQQAAKNVG, encoded by the coding sequence ATGTCAAACGCAAAAATTCTTATTATTAAAACAGGATTAATAGAAACCTTAACGTTCCCTGATGGTAGCTCATATGAAAGTGCCATCCGTAAAAAACCGGTATCGATGGTAAAAGTGCACACACTGGGTGCAGAAGGTAACGATGTGGGTTTAAAAGCCCATCACGGTGGTGTTGATAAAGCCTTGTTTTTTATGTCTGATGTGTCTTTCCCTGCTTTAAACGAGCTACTTGGTGAAAAGTTTGATTTTCACGGTAGCGCGATTTATGGTGAAAACTTTGTGGTATCCGGCTTACATGAAGATAATGTCTGCATAGGCGATCGTTACAAAATTGGCTCTACTCTGTTAGAAGTGTCTCAACCCCGCAAACCTTGCGAGCGTTTATCTCATAATACCAAGAATGAGAATACAAGAGAGGTTATTCGTCAGTCAGGTTGGACTGGCTGGTATGTTCGCGTGATCGAAGAAGGTGAAATTCATCAAGGTGATGAACTTATTTTGCAACATCGTCCTTATCCAGAATGGACAATTCGTCGTTTAAACACGCTACTTTCTACCCCTTCAAGTGTGGCTGAATTAGAAGAGGCCTTAGCCATTGAGGAATTAGCGCCAGCGTTTAAACGTTCTATCCATTCACAATTACATAATTTACAACAGGCGGCTAAAAATGTCGGCTAA
- a CDS encoding YchJ family protein, protein MSAKTTALCPCQSSLSYEDCCGRFHSGNMFPETAEQLMRSRYSAFVLKNIPYIVQTTVPSQQALLDQKALQDWANETQWLGLDIIKTETLTKTQSAVEFKAHFQGSEQPQVHHEYSLFVKIDGRWYFVDPTVPLPSNKQPCVCGSGKKFKHCCGGLL, encoded by the coding sequence ATGTCGGCTAAAACGACCGCACTTTGCCCATGCCAATCTTCACTTTCTTACGAAGATTGCTGCGGACGCTTTCATTCAGGCAATATGTTTCCAGAAACAGCGGAACAACTTATGCGTTCCCGCTATTCAGCGTTTGTGCTCAAAAATATTCCCTATATTGTGCAAACCACGGTACCAAGCCAACAAGCGTTATTAGATCAAAAAGCCCTGCAAGATTGGGCTAATGAAACGCAATGGCTCGGTTTAGATATTATCAAAACAGAAACCTTAACCAAAACACAAAGTGCGGTTGAATTTAAAGCACATTTTCAAGGCAGCGAACAGCCGCAAGTGCATCACGAATATTCTCTTTTTGTAAAAATCGATGGCCGTTGGTATTTTGTTGATCCTACTGTGCCACTCCCAAGCAATAAACAGCCTTGTGTTTGTGGTTCAGGGAAGAAATTTAAACATTGTTGCGGAGGCTTGCTCTAA
- a CDS encoding virulence factor BrkB family protein produces the protein MTLTSFLALFWQRSQENKLTQAAGSLTYSTMLAIVPLIMVVFSIFSAFPVFNEVTGALKEFIFTNFAPSASDVVGQYIDEFVHNSKQMSAVGIVSLILVALMLINSIDRTLNGIWQDTSNRPIFTSFAIYWLILTLGPLLIGTSIAASSYVKAMFEQSETLSFGLKLLSFVPFLSTWFIFTLIYMVVPNKKVSIKHSAAGALIAAIFFTLGKQAFTWYITTFPSYQLIYGAMATLPIMLLWIQISWTVVLFGAQLAAVLAEVQSMNQTNLEEVK, from the coding sequence ATGACCCTAACGTCTTTTCTCGCATTATTCTGGCAGCGTTCTCAAGAAAACAAATTAACGCAAGCTGCCGGTTCACTCACCTACAGCACCATGCTCGCCATCGTTCCATTAATTATGGTGGTGTTTTCGATTTTCTCCGCCTTTCCTGTTTTTAACGAAGTAACCGGGGCATTGAAAGAATTCATCTTCACCAATTTTGCCCCTTCCGCAAGTGATGTTGTGGGGCAATATATTGATGAATTCGTCCATAACTCCAAGCAAATGAGTGCCGTGGGGATTGTGAGTTTGATTTTAGTGGCATTGATGCTGATTAACTCTATCGACCGCACACTTAATGGCATTTGGCAAGATACCAGTAATCGCCCGATTTTTACGTCATTTGCTATTTATTGGCTCATTTTAACGCTCGGTCCACTTTTAATCGGTACCAGCATTGCCGCAAGTTCCTATGTCAAAGCCATGTTCGAGCAATCGGAAACGCTCTCTTTTGGCTTAAAACTCCTCAGTTTTGTGCCATTTCTTTCTACTTGGTTTATCTTCACGCTTATTTATATGGTCGTGCCAAATAAGAAAGTCAGCATCAAACATTCTGCCGCAGGTGCATTAATTGCGGCAATCTTCTTCACTTTAGGGAAACAAGCTTTTACTTGGTACATTACGACATTCCCGTCTTACCAATTAATTTACGGTGCCATGGCAACACTACCCATTATGTTATTGTGGATTCAAATCAGCTGGACAGTGGTGTTATTCGGTGCACAATTAGCTGCAGTGCTTGCAGAAGTGCAGTCAATGAATCAAACAAATTTAGAGGAAGTAAAATGA
- the dtd gene encoding D-aminoacyl-tRNA deacylase, whose amino-acid sequence MIALIQRVTQAKVEVEGQIVGQIGKGLLVLLGVEKEDDQAKADKLAEKVLNYRIFSDENDKMNLNVQQIGGEVLVVSQFTLAANTQKGLRPSFSKGAAPTLANELYEYFSQKCAEKVTVANGQFAADMQVSLTNDGPVTFWLNV is encoded by the coding sequence ATGATTGCGTTAATTCAGCGTGTTACGCAGGCTAAAGTGGAAGTTGAAGGTCAAATTGTGGGGCAAATCGGCAAAGGATTATTAGTTTTATTAGGCGTAGAAAAAGAAGATGACCAAGCCAAAGCGGATAAACTCGCTGAGAAGGTCTTAAATTACCGTATTTTCAGCGATGAAAATGACAAAATGAATTTAAACGTGCAGCAAATCGGTGGTGAAGTGCTTGTGGTATCCCAATTTACTTTAGCCGCTAACACGCAAAAAGGCTTACGACCAAGTTTCTCAAAAGGTGCCGCACCAACATTAGCTAACGAATTATATGAGTATTTTTCGCAAAAATGTGCAGAAAAAGTCACTGTTGCCAATGGACAATTTGCGGCAGATATGCAAGTGAGCCTCACCAATGATGGTCCAGTTACATTTTGGTTAAATGTCTGA
- a CDS encoding autotransporter assembly complex protein TamA, which translates to MKKISLKITALLFGWISFSALAEQTVDIEIRGIKGERAIRNTDMNVKLIDKGEMDGSDRYKQLVSDAVDKGLRVFGYYGSSVTFELKKRKGQRDLLIANVKPGEPSKIAGTEVEITGEAAEDENFTALRKNLPKKGELVEHQKYDDYKTSISNLALARGYLDGKFQISRLEISPETHEAWWRMLFDSGVRYHYGNITFNHSQIREDYLQNMLNIKSGDPYLVSDLSELTNDFSSTNWFSSVLLQPHVREEEKLVDIELLLYPRKKNSMELGVGFATDTGPHVQIGWTKPWINSRGHSFRTNLYISAPKQNFEATYKIPLLKNPLNYYYEFSTGYEKENKNDTDTKSLTFAALRYWNNKEGWQYFAGLRVRYDSFTQADFTDKTLLVYPTGGFSRTRLKGGQFPTWGDTQKITVDLGNKLWMSEANFFKVQASTAWIRTYAENHRFITRAEIGYLNTADIRKIPPALRFFVGGDRSVRGYGYKKISPKNKDGKLVGGSRLVTGSLEYQYQVYPNWWGAVFADTGLAADAYKANELRYGAGFGVRWASPVGAIKFDIATPIRDKDNSKNIQFYIGLGAEI; encoded by the coding sequence ATGAAAAAAATTTCGTTAAAAATAACCGCTCTTTTGTTTGGATGGATAAGTTTTTCAGCCCTTGCAGAACAAACCGTGGATATTGAGATCCGCGGAATCAAGGGTGAACGCGCCATTCGCAATACAGATATGAATGTCAAACTCATTGATAAAGGTGAAATGGACGGTTCAGATCGGTATAAACAACTCGTTTCAGATGCTGTTGATAAAGGCCTTCGAGTCTTTGGTTATTATGGTTCTTCCGTGACCTTTGAATTGAAAAAACGCAAAGGTCAACGAGACTTACTTATCGCCAATGTAAAACCTGGTGAACCAAGTAAAATTGCCGGAACAGAAGTTGAAATTACAGGAGAAGCAGCAGAAGACGAAAACTTCACAGCACTCCGTAAAAACTTACCCAAAAAAGGCGAGTTAGTTGAGCATCAAAAATACGATGATTACAAAACCAGTATTTCAAACCTTGCCCTTGCTCGCGGTTATCTTGATGGAAAATTCCAAATTTCTCGCTTAGAAATCAGCCCTGAAACCCATGAAGCATGGTGGCGTATGTTATTTGATAGTGGTGTGCGGTATCATTACGGCAACATCACATTCAACCATTCCCAAATTCGCGAAGACTATTTGCAAAATATGCTCAACATTAAATCGGGCGATCCTTATTTAGTCAGCGATTTATCTGAATTAACTAACGATTTTTCTTCTACCAACTGGTTTAGCTCAGTGCTTTTACAGCCTCATGTCCGCGAAGAAGAAAAATTAGTGGATATCGAATTGTTACTTTATCCACGTAAGAAAAACTCAATGGAGCTTGGGGTCGGCTTTGCAACCGATACGGGCCCTCATGTCCAAATTGGTTGGACAAAACCTTGGATTAATAGCCGAGGTCATAGTTTCCGTACAAATCTTTACATCTCTGCACCAAAGCAAAACTTTGAAGCCACTTATAAAATACCATTGTTGAAAAATCCATTAAATTATTATTATGAATTTTCAACCGGTTATGAAAAAGAAAATAAAAACGATACGGATACCAAATCACTCACTTTTGCTGCATTACGTTATTGGAATAATAAAGAGGGGTGGCAATATTTTGCGGGTCTTCGTGTCCGTTACGACAGCTTCACGCAAGCTGATTTCACCGATAAAACGCTCCTTGTTTATCCTACCGGAGGCTTTAGCCGGACTCGTTTAAAAGGCGGTCAATTCCCAACATGGGGAGATACCCAAAAAATCACGGTCGATTTAGGGAATAAGCTTTGGATGTCAGAAGCCAATTTCTTTAAAGTTCAAGCTTCCACCGCATGGATTCGTACTTATGCAGAAAATCACCGTTTTATTACCCGTGCAGAAATTGGTTATTTAAATACCGCGGATATTCGTAAAATTCCACCAGCATTACGTTTCTTTGTGGGGGGCGATCGCAGCGTGCGAGGTTATGGCTATAAGAAAATCTCACCAAAAAATAAAGATGGAAAACTCGTGGGCGGTTCTCGCTTAGTAACAGGTAGCCTTGAATACCAATATCAAGTTTACCCAAATTGGTGGGGAGCCGTATTTGCGGATACAGGTTTAGCCGCTGATGCTTACAAAGCAAATGAGTTACGCTACGGCGCAGGTTTCGGTGTACGTTGGGCATCGCCAGTTGGCGCTATCAAATTTGATATTGCAACGCCAATTCGAGATAAAGATAACAGCAAAAACATTCAATTTTACATTGGCTTAGGGGCTGAAATTTAG
- a CDS encoding translocation/assembly module TamB domain-containing protein, whose product MTMSEQEKQPDNQTTQPVKKKKTCRKILCVGSAVIFVPVLGLVTALSFDSGQRALIQLADKMLDSLSIEQVSGGLQDGLVLENLRFQTTSVDVALPKTHLQLNLARLLSGEIIVDDLSLTQPKITIDTRVMPHSEEKSTESGPMEKIHLPVSVQVKNVAITDFDMKLDQSNITFSSFQSAVSLNNESGLTLEPTTLSDVLFSTVSLTQPNPPQPEKKEPAKPVDWAQIEQTLTPAFLGNLNTVNLPFDMHIPSVLGTNWQYQSLNEKGEETQKITVPKVELQADATDHLVKLQKLDIDSSLGTLSSQGQLQLNEDFPVDLTLKSDLQAFKSKDKTILPASKVDLNLSGSLKKTTSLSLTTQGVLDATLTGDVKLAEDKMPLNLQLKAKKGQYAFADSLAPLKINDVDIKLTGDLLNYHAEVVGGVEGMDHIPHTHVDLNADGKLYEVTINELKLAALDGTARLTGSSNWKDGAQWDVTADLNKMNIRPYVPAMPAVLSGKVSSKGSADSNHWKVDVPAVDLTGSLSSRPLSLKGSVFLSHETLLNIPDLLLNYGDNRIAAKGILGDKSNLDLDINAPSLRGLWQDLAGSVVGKAQILGKLTAPTINTDLTAQGLHFQGLDLSKALIKGNVVSEPQVKGELNVKAENLRYGDSIKLHNIDLNASGDEKHHTLNLKSKGEPVAADLQITGNFDRTSQQWKGNLSQVHLNSPIGDFKVNQTIPVTYDNKKIQATIGSHCWVNQDLDLCFPQQFTAGKNGEVPFELKRINLDVVNRLIGQNTLKGQLQSRGKVAWFSDKPLQLNVAVEGNNIGVAQKLDYRIFKLDIPKLSVNADIQNNNLTLKSDINVQNQGRIGTDLKINDLSKGRQLGGTFTIEGLRLSLANQLFSSGESMDGEVVSRLSFGGNLEKPLLNGNFDIRNVKTKLKSLPFDVTDGQVAIRFNGTSSTLNGHVQTPDSKLNINGLANWAHMNNWTAEVRAQADNFKVDIPSMAKLKVSPNVVVKASPKRLDLSGNVDIPWARIAIESLPDNAEPVSEDEVILNGPRKSKEELINRQFAAETKSGMQIQSDLKIKIGDDVHLNAYGLKTNLDGLLSVKQDKGKLGLFGQINLKNGRYASFGQDLLIRKGQISFAGLPSQPMLNIEAIRNPEAMEDNKVTAGVKVIGMASSPQVTIFSDPAKSQEQALSYLLTGRSLENSGEAGSSGSVGAALLGLGLAKSGKVVGGIGEAFGIQDLNLGTAGVGDSSKVQVSGNIGKRLQVKYGVGLFDGLAEVTLRYRLMPQLYFQSVSSTNQVFDLLYQFEF is encoded by the coding sequence ATGACTATGTCTGAACAAGAAAAACAACCAGATAACCAAACGACACAACCCGTTAAAAAGAAAAAGACCTGCCGTAAAATTTTATGTGTTGGAAGTGCGGTCATTTTTGTCCCTGTTTTAGGCTTGGTCACAGCACTTTCTTTTGATAGTGGACAACGTGCACTTATTCAACTCGCCGATAAAATGCTCGATAGCTTATCAATTGAGCAAGTCAGCGGTGGCTTACAAGATGGTTTAGTCTTAGAAAATTTACGTTTTCAAACAACCAGCGTAGATGTGGCTCTTCCTAAAACGCACTTACAACTGAATTTAGCTCGTTTACTTTCAGGTGAGATTATTGTTGATGACCTCAGCTTAACGCAGCCTAAAATCACCATTGATACCCGTGTCATGCCGCATTCTGAAGAGAAATCCACAGAAAGTGGTCCAATGGAAAAAATCCATTTACCGGTTTCTGTACAAGTGAAAAATGTCGCGATTACTGACTTTGATATGAAACTCGATCAAAGCAATATTACGTTTTCGTCATTTCAAAGTGCGGTCAGTTTAAACAATGAATCTGGCCTTACCCTTGAGCCCACCACGCTTTCAGATGTACTTTTCTCAACGGTCTCCCTAACTCAACCGAATCCCCCTCAGCCTGAGAAAAAAGAACCTGCTAAACCCGTTGATTGGGCGCAAATTGAGCAAACACTCACACCCGCTTTTTTAGGTAATTTAAATACGGTAAACTTGCCTTTTGATATGCACATTCCAAGTGTTTTGGGGACAAACTGGCAATATCAATCGCTCAATGAAAAAGGCGAAGAAACCCAAAAAATCACTGTGCCTAAAGTAGAATTGCAAGCGGATGCCACCGATCATTTAGTGAAATTACAAAAACTCGACATTGACAGCTCTCTTGGTACACTTTCTAGCCAAGGACAACTCCAGCTCAATGAAGATTTTCCGGTTGATCTCACATTAAAATCTGATCTCCAAGCCTTTAAATCAAAAGACAAAACTATTCTGCCAGCCAGCAAAGTTGATCTCAATTTATCGGGTTCATTGAAAAAAACGACCTCACTTTCGTTAACCACACAGGGTGTGCTTGATGCGACCTTAACGGGTGATGTGAAACTGGCTGAAGATAAAATGCCATTAAATCTGCAGTTAAAAGCGAAAAAAGGTCAATACGCTTTTGCAGATAGCCTTGCACCGCTCAAAATTAACGATGTTGATATCAAGCTTACAGGCGATTTATTGAATTATCACGCAGAGGTTGTTGGGGGCGTGGAAGGTATGGATCATATCCCTCACACTCATGTTGATTTGAATGCAGACGGTAAGCTCTATGAAGTCACCATCAACGAATTAAAACTTGCTGCCCTCGATGGTACGGCACGTTTAACGGGTTCATCAAACTGGAAAGATGGCGCGCAATGGGATGTGACCGCTGATTTAAACAAAATGAACATTCGCCCTTATGTGCCAGCCATGCCAGCCGTATTATCGGGCAAAGTGAGCTCAAAAGGCTCCGCAGATTCCAATCATTGGAAAGTGGATGTGCCAGCCGTGGATTTAACCGGTAGTCTCTCTTCTCGCCCATTAAGCTTAAAAGGTAGTGTCTTTTTAAGTCATGAAACCTTATTAAACATTCCTGATTTATTACTGAACTATGGCGATAACCGCATTGCGGCAAAAGGTATATTAGGTGATAAATCAAACCTAGATTTAGATATCAACGCACCAAGCTTGCGTGGTCTGTGGCAAGATTTAGCAGGTTCCGTGGTCGGTAAAGCTCAGATTTTAGGTAAGCTTACTGCGCCAACCATTAATACTGATTTAACGGCACAAGGCTTGCACTTCCAAGGGTTAGACTTATCCAAAGCCTTAATTAAAGGTAATGTTGTGAGTGAACCGCAAGTGAAAGGTGAACTTAACGTCAAAGCGGAAAACCTCCGCTATGGCGACAGCATTAAATTGCATAATATTGATTTGAATGCATCGGGTGATGAAAAACATCATACGCTTAACTTAAAATCCAAAGGTGAACCCGTTGCAGCTGATTTACAAATTACCGGCAATTTTGACCGCACTTCTCAGCAATGGAAGGGAAATTTAAGCCAGGTACATTTAAATTCACCCATCGGCGATTTTAAAGTTAATCAAACTATTCCGGTGACTTATGACAATAAAAAAATCCAAGCCACCATCGGATCACACTGCTGGGTTAACCAAGATTTAGATCTGTGTTTTCCACAACAATTTACGGCAGGGAAAAACGGTGAAGTCCCTTTTGAGCTTAAACGCATTAATTTAGATGTAGTGAATAGATTGATAGGTCAAAACACGCTCAAAGGCCAATTACAAAGCCGAGGAAAAGTGGCATGGTTCAGCGATAAACCGTTACAACTAAATGTGGCAGTAGAAGGTAATAACATTGGTGTGGCTCAAAAATTAGACTACCGCATCTTTAAGCTAGATATTCCTAAATTAAGTGTGAATGCCGATATTCAAAATAACAATTTAACCCTGAAATCAGACATTAACGTTCAGAATCAAGGCCGAATTGGCACAGACTTAAAAATTAATGATTTAAGTAAAGGCCGACAACTAGGCGGCACCTTTACCATTGAAGGTTTACGCTTATCCTTAGCGAATCAACTTTTCTCTAGCGGTGAAAGCATGGATGGTGAAGTGGTTTCTCGCTTAAGTTTCGGTGGCAATTTAGAAAAACCATTATTAAACGGTAATTTCGATATTCGCAATGTAAAAACAAAACTGAAAAGCCTGCCTTTTGATGTAACTGATGGTCAAGTGGCAATCCGCTTTAATGGCACTTCTTCAACTTTAAATGGTCATGTACAAACACCAGATAGTAAACTCAACATCAATGGGCTGGCTAACTGGGCACACATGAATAACTGGACGGCTGAAGTCAGAGCGCAAGCAGATAACTTCAAAGTTGATATTCCTTCTATGGCGAAGTTAAAAGTCAGCCCGAATGTGGTTGTCAAAGCCTCGCCAAAACGCTTAGATTTAAGCGGAAACGTGGATATTCCATGGGCAAGAATTGCTATTGAAAGTTTACCAGACAATGCTGAACCGGTGAGTGAAGATGAAGTGATTTTAAATGGCCCGAGAAAAAGTAAAGAAGAACTCATCAATCGCCAATTTGCAGCCGAAACTAAATCGGGCATGCAAATTCAATCTGATTTAAAAATTAAAATCGGCGATGATGTGCATTTAAATGCCTATGGTTTAAAAACGAATTTGGATGGTTTACTTTCTGTGAAACAGGATAAAGGTAAGCTAGGATTATTCGGTCAAATTAACCTGAAAAATGGTCGTTATGCTTCTTTTGGACAGGATTTATTAATTCGTAAAGGGCAAATCAGCTTCGCCGGTTTACCTTCACAACCGATGTTAAATATTGAGGCGATTCGTAACCCAGAAGCCATGGAAGACAATAAGGTCACAGCAGGGGTAAAAGTGATTGGTATGGCATCTAGTCCACAAGTCACTATTTTCTCTGATCCAGCCAAATCTCAAGAACAGGCACTTTCTTATTTATTAACTGGTCGCTCATTAGAAAACAGCGGCGAAGCCGGCTCTAGTGGTTCTGTGGGTGCGGCATTACTCGGCTTAGGTTTAGCGAAAAGTGGTAAAGTCGTCGGCGGTATTGGCGAAGCCTTTGGTATTCAAGATTTAAACTTAGGCACTGCCGGTGTTGGAGATAGCTCCAAAGTACAAGTTAGTGGTAACATTGGTAAACGCTTACAAGTGAAATACGGTGTAGGATTGTTTGATGGCTTGGCGGAAGTGACCTTGCGTTACCGCTTAATGCCACAACTTTATTTCCAATCGGTTTCCAGTACAAACCAAGTTTTTGATTTATTGTATCAATTTGAATTTTAG
- the ppx gene encoding exopolyphosphatase, with amino-acid sequence MHNDKQLAQLAEPHHRGEAREIAAIDLGSNSFHMIVARIINGSIQVLSRLKQKVRLADGLDEHNVLSQEAIERGVNCLALFAERLQGFAPEDVNVVGTYTLRRAVNNDEFLRQAATVFPYPINIISGQTEAKTIYAGVCHTQPESGRKLVIDIGGGSTEMIIGDDFTPLVAESRHMGCVSFAKKFFPNGQISKENFEQARQSVVNKIEDLSWEYRKLGWQSVLGSSGTIKTVYQVITATLDPNGIITAERLQNLIDRTLQASHFEELNIAGLNPDRIDVFVPGLAILSAVFDVFGLENMRYSDGALREGVIYSLEKNFQVSDIRTRTALGLAEQFNLDLAQADRVANSSKTLIDQYTHWQKPHLADEMKNLLIWAARLLEVGIVINHRNVQKHSAYILQNMELPGFDREQQRLLVNLVRYHTGAFKKNDLPIFARYADEDILVLLLLLRISVILNKSRQATDSTDKINLRIDRSLQTWELTFEKHYLDNNPLVWNELRLESNLLKDLELSLIFN; translated from the coding sequence ATGCATAACGACAAGCAACTGGCTCAACTCGCAGAACCTCATCACCGAGGTGAGGCCCGGGAGATTGCCGCCATTGATTTAGGCTCAAACAGCTTCCACATGATCGTGGCGCGCATTATCAATGGCTCAATTCAGGTGCTTTCTCGTTTAAAACAAAAAGTGAGACTTGCCGATGGCTTAGACGAGCACAATGTATTAAGCCAAGAAGCCATTGAGCGCGGTGTAAATTGCCTTGCACTTTTTGCTGAACGCTTACAAGGCTTTGCGCCAGAAGATGTGAATGTCGTCGGCACTTATACCTTACGAAGAGCGGTCAATAATGACGAATTTTTACGTCAGGCTGCCACTGTCTTTCCCTATCCGATTAATATCATTAGTGGTCAAACTGAAGCCAAAACTATTTATGCGGGTGTTTGCCACACTCAACCCGAAAGCGGACGTAAACTGGTCATCGATATTGGTGGTGGCTCGACAGAAATGATCATCGGTGATGATTTCACCCCCTTAGTGGCGGAAAGTCGTCACATGGGCTGCGTCAGCTTTGCCAAAAAATTCTTCCCGAATGGACAAATTTCAAAAGAAAACTTCGAGCAAGCTCGCCAAAGTGTGGTCAATAAAATTGAAGATTTAAGCTGGGAATATCGCAAGCTCGGTTGGCAATCGGTGTTAGGTTCATCCGGCACCATCAAAACCGTCTATCAAGTGATTACTGCAACTCTTGACCCGAACGGCATCATCACCGCTGAACGCTTACAAAATTTGATTGACCGAACTTTACAAGCCTCTCATTTTGAAGAACTCAATATCGCAGGATTAAATCCAGACCGCATCGATGTATTTGTGCCAGGATTAGCCATTTTAAGTGCTGTTTTTGACGTATTTGGCTTAGAAAATATGCGCTATTCTGACGGTGCCTTGCGTGAAGGGGTGATTTACAGCCTGGAAAAAAATTTCCAAGTTTCAGACATCCGTACACGTACCGCATTAGGACTTGCCGAACAATTTAACTTAGATTTAGCGCAAGCCGATCGCGTGGCAAATAGTTCAAAAACCTTAATTGACCAATACACCCATTGGCAAAAACCGCATCTCGCTGATGAAATGAAAAATCTGTTGATTTGGGCAGCGCGCTTATTAGAAGTAGGCATCGTAATCAATCATCGAAATGTGCAAAAACATTCCGCTTATATTCTGCAAAATATGGAATTACCGGGTTTTGATCGCGAGCAGCAACGCTTATTGGTGAATTTAGTTCGTTATCATACGGGTGCATTTAAAAAGAATGATTTACCGATTTTTGCTCGTTATGCAGATGAAGATATCCTTGTTTTACTGCTTCTTTTACGCATTTCGGTGATTTTAAATAAATCTCGCCAAGCAACAGATAGCACGGATAAAATTAATCTCAGAATTGACCGCTCTTTGCAGACTTGGGAACTAACTTTTGAGAAACATTATTTGGATAACAATCCATTAGTGTGGAATGAATTGCGCTTAGAAAGCAATTTACTCAAAGATTTAGAACTCAGTTTGATTTTTAACTGA
- a CDS encoding PRD domain-containing protein, translating to MSLLKQLTRWKIRGQIDQDVIDIILTLQSRLEHHWRIDVSIPTVITLLLHIANSLARLKRGGCVSPLHQPFYDEMQSAVIFPNVLEIHHDLLSFIPQDIPEAEQSYYLANIYSLLLEQDKK from the coding sequence ATGTCGTTACTCAAACAATTAACCCGTTGGAAAATTCGCGGTCAGATTGATCAGGACGTTATTGATATTATTCTGACTTTGCAAAGTCGCCTAGAGCATCATTGGCGCATTGATGTGTCGATTCCGACCGTCATCACACTCTTATTGCATATTGCCAACAGCCTTGCCCGCTTAAAACGAGGCGGTTGCGTTTCTCCGCTCCATCAACCCTTTTATGATGAAATGCAAAGTGCGGTCATTTTCCCTAATGTTTTGGAAATTCACCACGATTTGCTTTCTTTTATTCCGCAAGATATTCCCGAAGCCGAGCAGAGCTATTATCTCGCCAATATTTATAGTTTGCTGTTGGAGCAAGATAAAAAATAA